The Streptomyces sp. NBC_01298 genome contains the following window.
GGGGTTCACCGTCGGCACCATCGAGTCGGTCGGCACCGTGTACGGCTGGTACACGACGGCTCCCCATACGAACCCACCGAGGAAGAGCACAAAGCCGATGGCCACGACCACTCCCGACAGCACGCTGCCGAGAGCACCGCGGCCATCGCCGTCACCTGCTCGTATTGCTCGTGTTCCGCCCATTGCAAGCGCCCCCACACTCGGAGATCGTCGACCTGGGCGGCACCCTACCTGCCGGTAGGCCCTGCGGTCAGCTTCCGCCTGCGCCACAGTACGACCGGTACCGCGCCGGCGAACCCGAGGGCGGCCGGGCCGAGCCCGACCGGCGCCAGTCCGGCGGCGTCCATGCCGAGCGCGGTGGCCTTGGTCTGCGTGCCGATGCCGGGCTGGTCGAAGGTGTCCGGAACCGGCAGGGTCGACCAGCGGGTGATCGGCCACGCGACCACCACGGCGCGTCCGACGACATCACTGACGGGCACGAACCCCTGGGTGGCGGGGTCCTGCTGGTGGTAGCGGGAGTCCTGCGAGTTCTGACGGTGGTCGCCCATCACCCAGATCTTGCCCTTGGGCACGGTGAGCGGACCGAAGGGCAGGTCGTCGCACGGGGTGTTGCCCGGGTAGATGTACGGCTCGTCCAGCTCCTTGCCGTTGACGATGACCGGTCCCCCCTTCTTGCACTCGACCGTGTCACCGCCGATGGCGATCGTCCGCTTGATCAGGTCCTTCTCCTCGGCGGACGGCATGAGGCCGATCCAGCTGAGGGCCTTCTGGGCGATGTTGGGCTCGGGAGTGAACTCGTTGCTCAGCCAGTTCGACGGGTCGTGGAAGACGACGACCTCACCGCGCTCGGGCTCCGACCCGAACCACGGCGTCAGCTTGTCCACGAGCACCCGGTCGCCGCGCTGCAGGGTGTTCTGCATCGAGTCGGAGGGGATCGAGAAGGCCTGCACGAGGAAGGTCTTGATCAGCAGGGCGAGCAGCAGGGCGATTCCGACCAGGAGCGGAAGCTCCTTCCAGAAGGAACGGTGCGAGCGTGCCTCGGCGCCGTCCTGCGCGTCGCCGTCTTGCTCGACGGCATCGGGCCCGGAGGAGTCTTTCGGCTCCTCGCCACCCTCGTCGCGTCCGGACCGTGCACCAACCGCCACGTCCCCCACATCCACTCCTCGTTCGGAATTCGACGCCCGGACCTGATGAGGCGCGGGCCCTCCCCTCCCCTAACGAGCGGGAGTTCCCGAAGGCGCGGGAGACCAAGGACACACTATGCGAACGAGGAGCCGCCCCGGCGCCTACGGGGCGCGCGGCGACCGCCGCGCGCCTGGTCGGGAACCATGCGGAAGGTGGCGGGCTGTTCCAGCCGGTGCCAGTGCCCGACGGGCCAGGCGATCACCACGGCCTGGCCGACCACGTCCTTCACGTCGATCGTGCCGTGGAAGGCCTCGTCGAGGTGGTAGCGGGAGTCGGCGGAATTCGCCCGGTGGTCGCCCATGACGAAGATCCGTCCGGCGGGCACCTGCACCTCGAAGCGGATCTCCGAGGGCGCGTTGCCCGGGTTGACGTACGGCTCGTCGAGCGGCGAGCCGTTGACGCTGACCCGCCCCCGGGCGTCGCAGCACTTCACGCTGTCCCCGCCGACCCCGATGACCCGCTTGATCAGGTCCTGTTCGTTCGCCGAGGGCAGCAGGCCGATGAAGGTGAGCGTCTGCTTGATCTGCTTGATGCCCACCGGGTCCTCGGCCGGCTGGACGCTGTCGGCGCCCAGCCAGCCCCCCGGGTCCTTGAAGACGACCACGTCGCCGCGCTCGACCTGGGAGCCGAACCACGGGGTGAGCTTGTCCACCAGGACCCGGTCGCCGATGCGGATCGTCTGCTCCATGGAGCCCGACGGGATGAAGAAGGCCTGGACGAGGAAGGTCTTGAGGATCAGGGCGATGCACAGCGCGACCACCACGAGCAGGGGCAGCTCCCCCACCCGCCGCGTACGCCGCCTGCGCTTCACCCGGCGGGCGAGGCGACGCCGTTCGGCCCGGCTGCCGGGCTCCGCGGGCCCGGCGCCCGGCTCGGGCTCCGGCTCCGGTTCTGGCTCCGCGCCGGCATCTTCGTACCGGTCTCCCCGCGGGCGCCCGCGGCTACCCACGGCCGCCGCCCGCGGAATCCGCGGCGCCCCAGCGCGACACCGGCCAGCCGATCCAGTCGGCCCGCCCGATCACCTTCTCCACCGGCACCATCCCCCCGCCCGGCTCCCCGAGGTGGTCCCGGGAGTCCCGGGACTGGGAACGATGATCACCCATGACCCACAGGCTCCCAAGGGGCACGACGATACGGAACGGCACTTTCGATCCGGAGTCGCCGGGAAAGAGGTACGGCTCGTCCAGCGGGACCCCGTTGACCTTGATCCGGCCGCGTTCGTCGCACACCACGTCGTCACCGCCGACGCCCACGACCCGCTTCACGAAATCGGTGTCCGAGGGCTCGGCCAGCCCGAGCGCGGAGACCGCCCCGTGCAGGGCGTCGCCGATCGGACTCCCGTCCCGGTCCTCCTGTACGAAGGAGCCCGTGCCGTCGAAGACCACGACGTCCCCGCGCTGCGGCCGGTCGCCGAAACGGTACGCCAGCTTGTTGACCAGGACCCGGTCCCCGACGGCGAGCGTGGGCTCCATCGAGTGGCTCGGGATCAGGAAGGGCTGGAGCACGAAATTGCTGAACAGCAGCAGGAAGACGGTGCAGGCGAGGCCGAGCAGCCCGGCGCGCCGCCAGCTCAGCCGGTCGGCCTTGCCGGGGCCCGAGTCCGCCGCCGCGTCCAAGTCCGCCGCCGGGTCCGCGTCCCGGGTCGGGTCCGGGGTCGGATCCGAGTCCGGACCCGCTCCGGAAAGCACGAAACGCGACCGCCCCTCCCCCTCGTCGGGGGAAGAGTGGCCGCGCTGCGTGTGAGGTGCTTCGGTGTCCATCGGGGGCGAGCCTATCCGGCCTTCCCCTGAACCCCGGGAGCAGATCAGCGGTCGCGCTTCTCCTTGATCTTCGCGGCCTTGCCGCGGAGCTCACGGAGGAAGTACAGCTTGGCGCGACGCACGTCACCGCGGGTGACGAGCTCGATCTTCTCGAAGATCGGGGAGTGGACCGGGAAGGTACGCTCCACGCCGACGCTGAAGGAGACCTTGCGGACGGTGAAGGTCTCGGAGACGCCCGCGCCCTGGCGGCGGATGACGACACCCTTGAACTGCTGGATACGGGAGCGGTTGCCCTCGATCACGCGGACGTGCACGTTGACGGTGTCACCCGGGCGGAAGGCCGGGAGGTCCGAGCGCAGGGTGGCGGCGTTGACGCCATCGAGCAGGTGAGACATGTGATTCGTCTGCTTTCTTCGCATGACGCCACAGGTCGCCGATGCGGGGTTTCCGGAGAGAATTCGGGAGCTGCGGGACTCGGCGGACGACGGTCCCCCTGTGGCAGGGGCGTACGCGAGCACACAGCAGCCGCCTATTCTTCCACGGTCTGCGGCCTGCGCCAAAATCGGCCGTCGGGGGAAGGCTTCCAGCCGAGGATGCTCAGCAGCTCGCGGTCCTTCTTGTCGAAGGCGGAGGCCTCGCAGCGCTCGATCAGGTCCGGGCGGTTGGCCGCCGTACGGCGGAAGGCCTCGTCGCGGCGCCACCGGGCGATCTTGCCGTGATGGCCGCTGACCAGCACGTCCGGGATCCCGTGGCCGCGCCACTCCGGGGGCTTGGTGTAGACGGGCCCCTCCAGCAGGTTGGCCATGTCCCCGGGTGCGAAGGAGTCGTCCCGGTGCGATTCGGCGTTGCCGAGCACCCCGGGGAGCAGCCGGGCCACGGCCTCGGTGACGACCAGGACGGCCGCCTCGCCGCCGGCCAGGACGTAGTCGCCGATGGACACCTCGTAGACCGGGAGGCGCGTGGCGTACTCGTCCATGACCCGGCGGTCGATGCCCTCGTACCGGGCCGGGGTGAAGATCAACCAGGGTCGTTCGGAGAGCTCGACGGCCAGTTCCTGGGTGAACGGGCGCCCGCTGGGGGTGGGGACGACGATGACGGGCCCGTGCGCGCCCGATTCGTAGCCGTCGGCCAGGGCCGCGTCCAGGGCCTCGCCCCACGGCTCGGTCTTCATGACCATGCCGGGACCGCCGCCGTACGGGGTGTCGTCCACCGTGTTGTGCCGGTCGTACGTCCAGTCCCGCAGGTCGTGGACGTGCACGTCGAGCTGGCCGCGCGCCCGCGCCTTGCCGACGAGGGAGACGTTGAGCGGTTCGAGGTACTCCGGGAAGATCGTGACGACGTCGAGACGCATCAGGCGTCTTCCCCGTCCGAGTCCGAGTCCGATTCCGAGTCCGACGCCGAACCCGACTCCGCTTCCGCGGCTTCCTCGTCCCGGGCGGAGACGACGATCGCCTCGCGCTCGTCGATGAGACCGGGCGGCGGGGTGATGACGCAGCGCTGCTCTTCGAGGTCGATCTCGGCGACGATCTCCTCGACGAAGGGGATCATCACCTCGGTGCCGTCCGGCCGCTCGACGATGAACAGGTCCTGCGAGGGCAGGTGGGAGATCTCGGTGATCCGGCCGATCACGGTGCCGTCCTCCAGGACGACGTCGAGGTCCATCAGCTGGTGGTCGTAGTACTCGTCGTCCTCGGCCGGCAGCTCCGCCGGGTCCACCTCGGCGATGAGCAGGACGTTGCGCAGGGCCTCGGCGCCGGTGCGGTCCTTGACCCCGGCGAAGCGCAGCATGAGCCTGCTGCTGTGCACCCGGCCCGTCTCGACCGTCAGCGGTCCCGCCGACGCGGGGTCGGTCCGGAGCACGGCACCGGGCCCGAGCCGCAGCTCGGGCTCGTCGGTCCGCACCTCGACGGTGACCTCACCCTTGATCCCGTGGGCGCGGCCGATCCGCGCGACTACCAGCTCCACTGCTTCTCTCCTGTTCAGACGACGACGGGCCGGGGCGGGCACGTATGCCCTCCCCGGCCCGTGCCGGTGATTCAACTGCTCAGCGGACCTGGTCCACGTCGACGAGGTCGACGCGGATCCCCCGGCCGCCGATGGCGCCCACGACGGTACGCAGAGCACGTGCGGTGCGGCCGTTGCGGCCGATCACCTTGCCGAGGTCGTCGGGGTGGACCCGAACCTCCAGCACCTGCCCGCGGCGCAGGTTGCGCGAGGCGACCTGCACTTCGTCGGGGTTGTCCACGATGCCCTTCACGAGGTGCTCAAGAGCCTCCTCGAGCATGCTCAGGCCTCGGTCGACTCGGCGGTCTCGGCCTCAGCCTCGTCCGCCTTCTTGTCGGCCTTCTTCGCCTTCTGGGTGATGGCTTCGCCCTTGCCCTCGCCGATGCCCTCGAGGGCCTTGGCGAACTCGTCGAAGGAGCGACGCTTGTTCTCCTTCGTCGCCGGCTGCAGCAGCGGCGCGGGGGCCGGAAGGCCCTTGTGCGCCTGCCAGTCACCGGTGAGCTTCAGGATGGCGAGCACAGCCTCGGTGGGCTGGGCGCCAACGGACAGCCAGTACTGCGCACGCTCGGCGTTGACCTCGATGCGCGACGGGTTGTACGTCGGGTGGTAGATACCGATCTCTTCGATCGCGCGACCGTCCCGACGGGTACGGGCGTCGGCGACGACGATGCGGTAGTGCGGCTGGCGAATCTTGCCGAGGCGCTTGAGCTTGATCTTGACTGCCACTGGAGTGGTGTCTCCTGAACTTGACGTGGTTGGGCACATGAGATGCCACGTGGGGTTGCGGTACTCGGGTGCCCGATGGACGCGTCAGCCGGAGGAGAGAGGGGTCCTATGCGACTGTCGAGTACAGCTGTCCATTGTGCCACACGCCCGCGGCTCGCTCGGCCGGGAGGTCGCGCCCGCATGGACCGGGGCCACCCGCCGGGTCAGGAGGCCACCGCGATGGCCACTTCCGGGATGCGGAAGGGCTTCATGCAGCCTCCGCACACGATCGGGGCCTGAGCCAGTACGGACGGGACCACGCGCACGTTGCGCCCGCAGTCGCAGACCGCCTTGACGCGGACGCCGCCGCCGGAGGACCCGTGCCGGGCCGCCGGGCCGCGGAAGCTGCGCTTGGTGTCGGCGGCCGTGGCGACCGTGTGGGCCTTCAGCGCGCGCTGAAGGCGCTCCATGGTGGGGCGGTAGCGCTTCTTCGCCTCGGGATTGAGCGAGACCAGGGAGAAGCCGCTGCTCGCGTGCGGCTCGTCGGTGTGGTCCAGCCCCATCTCCTCGGCGATCGCGAGGAACCTGCGGTTGTGGTAGCGGCCGGCCCGCGAAGTGTCACGCACTCCGCGGGCTGCGGCGATGCCGTGGACTGCCTCGTGCAGCAGTCGCTCGAAGGAGAGTTCGGCGCCGCAGGCGGACGAGGACTCTCCGATCAGGGACTCGGGCGCGGCAAGGTCAGGCAGCTCGGGGTGGTACCGCTGAATATCGGCCCACGCCTGCGCCAGCTCTGCGGCGAGAACAGGTGGTGTCGTGCTCACGTCGTGACAACGAGCCGGGGGGCCCCGGTGTTCCGATTCCGGGCCATTCCAAATTTTTTGCACGTACCAGTCAGTTCAGTCTCATGCGTCCCGACGAGGACGGGTGCGCATATCTCAGGAGGAGTCGGTACGTAGTGAGGCCTACCGACTGACACAGCCCCGGCGCGCGGCGGATGCCGCACGCCGGGGCGTGAGAGCCGTCAGCCGGACCGGCTAGTACGAGCGCGCGACGATCGCGAGGTTACCGGGGGCGTCGTCCGCCAGCGGCACCGACCCGTCCTCGGCGATCAGGCAGCGTACGGAGACGGCCTGCTCGGCGAGCTTCGCCTCGCCCTCGGGGCCGAGGTCGGCCCACGGGATCCGCGCCCAGCCACCGGCGATGGCGGCCTCGGCGGCCTCCTCGATGGTCGAGACGTCGGAGGTGCGGGAGATGCGGCGCTCGCGGGACTCGCGCAGCAGCTGCTCCTGGTCCTCCTCCAGCACCTTGGGCAGCAGGGCGGCGAGGTCGGAGATCTGCACGGCCTCCTTGCCGCCCGGGATCCGGCGGGCCAGCATCGCGGTGCCGGCCTCCAGGTCGCGGGGGCCGATCTCGACGCGGACCGGTACGCCCTTGAGCTCCCAGTCCACGGCGCGGCGGCCGAAGGGGGTGTCGACGCGGTCGTCGACGAACACCCGCAGGCCCGCGGCCTTGAGCTGGGCGCCCAGCTCGCGGACCTTCGCCACGGCCTCGTCGCCCTTGATCGCCATGACGACGACCTGGACGTGCGCGAGGCGCGGCGGGACCCGCAGGCCGTTGTCGTCGCCGTGCGACATGATCAGGCCGCCGACCATGCGGGTCGAGACGCCCCACGAGGTCTGCCAGACGAGCTCCTGCTTGCCTTCCTTCGACAGGTACTGCGTGTTGAAGGCCTTGGCGAAGTTGGTGCCGAGCTCGTGGCTCGTGCCGAGCTGCAGGGCCTTGCCGTCGCCCATCATGCCCTCGAGGGTGAGGGTGTTGATGGCGCCGGCGAAGCGCTCCTTGGCGGTCTTGCGGCCGAGCACGACGTCGATGCCGAGCACGTTGGTCATGAAGTCGCCGTACACGTCCGTGTGGATGCGGGCGGCGTAGTCGCGGGCGTCCTCGTACGTGACGTGGGCCGTGTGGCCCTCCTGCCAGAGGAACTCGCTCGTACGGAGGAACACGCGCGGGCGCATCTCCCAGCGGACCACGTTCGCCCACTGGTTGATCAGCAGGGGCAGGTCGCGGTAGCTCTGGACCCACTTGGAGAAGTACTCGTTGATGATCGTCTCGGAGGTCGGCCGGACGACGACCGGCTCGTCGAGCTCCTTGCCCCCGCCGTGCGTGACGATCGCGAGCTCGGGGGCGAAGCCCTCGACGTGCTCCGCTTCCCGCGTCAGGTACGACTGCGGGATGAACAGCGGGAAGTACGCGTTCTGGGCGCCCGCGTCCTTGATGCGCGCGTCCATCTCCTGCTGCATCCGCTCCCACAGGCCGTAGCCGTACGGCCGGATGACCATCGTGCCGCGGACCGGACCATTGTCGGCCAGCTCGGCCTTGTTGATCAGATCCTGGTACCAGCGGGGGAAATCCTCCGCCTGGGGGGTGAGAACGGGTGCCTTTGCCATGGCGCGAATGGTACGGCGCCCGGAGTGCCGAACGTGAATCGGGTGCGAATCGGGTGGCGCGCTCCTCTGGACGCGGGGGCGAATCGGGAGTTCTCTGGCAACGGGGGCATGGGGGCGAAACGGAATCAGGAGCGCTCTTTCGATGACACCGACGCCGACGGCGACGCTTGTCGCGCGGGACTGGGCGGAGATCCAGGAACGGATGCTGGTACCGCTGTACGAGGCGGTCTACGACCGGCTGGAGGTCGGGCCGGGAGACCGGCTGCTCGGCCTCGACTGCGGGGCCGGACTGGCCCTGCTGCTGGCCTCGGGCCGGGGAGCCCTGGCCACGGGTGTGGAGACGGATCCGGCACGCCGGACGCTGGCCCGGGAGCGCCTCCTGGAGGTGCTCGCGGCCCCTCCGGCGCCCGCGGTGCCCTACGACGTCCTGCTGGCCTTCTCGCCCTCCCCGGGCGCCCTGGCCGCGGCCCTGCCGGCGCTGCGCCGGCCCGGCGCAGCGGTGGTGCTGGCGGACTGGGGCCCGGCGGAGCGGTGCACGGTGCCCTCCGTCCTGGGCGGCGGGCCGGCCGCGCGGGACCTGGACGCGATGGCGGCCGCGGCCGGGCTGGTGCCGGACGGGTCGGGGCGGGTGTTCTGCCCCTTCGGGTACGCCGACGTGGACAGCGCGGTGCGCGGGCTGCTGTCGACCGGGCTGTACGAGTGCTCCGACCCGGTGCAGGTGGAGAAGGAACTGGCGGAGGCGCTTCACCCGTACGAACGGGGTGACGGGGCCGTCTGGCTGCCGAACATCTTCCGCTACGTCATCGCCCGTACGGCCTAACCGCCCCACGCGCGCGCGAGCGCCGCCGTGCGGGGCCCCCGGACCGGCCCCGCACGGCGCTCACTTGTGCGGCGCCGACTTGTGGAGGCGGGCAATGCCCGCGGCGGCGTAGGCGGCCGCTTCGTCGAGGGTTTCGTTGGCCATCAGGGCCTCCGCGAGGGCGTCCAGCTTGCCGCGGTTCTCGCGCAGCAGGCGGCAGGCCTTCTCGTAGCACTCGTCGACGATCCGGCGCATCTCGTGGTCCACCGCGTCGAGGGTGGCGGGGGCCGCGGAGAGGCCGTAGGGGCTCTGTCCGTCCGAGGGGATGGCGGTGAGGCGGCCGATGCGCTCGCTCATGCCCCAGCGGCCGACCATGCCCCGGACGATGTTGGTGACCTGTTCGAGGTCGTTCTCCGCGCCGGTGGTGATGACCTCGTAGACCACCTGCTCGGCGGCCATGCCACCGAGCGCCCCGATGATGCGGCCGCGCAGGTACTCCTCCGTGTAGGCGTACCGGTCGGCCTCCGGGGTGGAGAGGGTGACCCCGAGCGCCCGCCCGCGCGGCACGATGGTGATCTTGCGGACGGGGTCGGCGCCGGGCTGGAGCATGCCCAGCAGGGCGTGACCGCTCTCGTGGTACGCGGTACGGCGGCGCTCCTCGTCCGGCATGACCAGCGGCCGTTCGGCGCCCAGCTGGACCTTCTCCAGCGCGTCGGAGAGGTCCGTCTGGGTGACCTCCTTCTGCTGGCGCTTCACGGCGAGCAGGGCGGCCTCGTTGGCGAGGTTGGCCAGTTCGGCTCCGGTCATGCCCGGGGTCGTACGGGCCATCTGCGCGAGATCGACCCCGTCGGCCAGCGGGATGTCCCTGGTGTGGATGCGCAGGATGGCTTCGCGGCCGGCCTTGTCGGGCGGGGAGACCATGACGGTGCGGTCGAAGCGGCCCGGCCGGGTCAGCGCCGGGTCCAGCACGTCGGCCCGGTTGGTCGCGGCGAGGACGACCACGCCCTCGGAGCCGGAGAAGCCGTCCATCTCGGTGAGGATCTGGTTCAGGGTCTGCTCGCGCTCGTCGTGGCCGCCCATGGCCGCGCCGCCGCCGCGCACCCGCCCGATGGTGTCGATCTCGTCGATGAAGATGATCGCGGGGGCCACCTTGCGGGCCTCGGCGAAGAGTTCGCGCACCCGGGAGGCGCCTACGCCGACGATCATCTCGATGAACTCGGAGGCGGAGGCGGAGAAGAACGGGACCCCGGCCTCGCCGGCCACCGCGCGGGCGAGCAGGGTCTTGCCGGTGCCGGGCTGGCCGGCGAGCAGGACGCCGCCGGGCATGCGGGCGCCCATCTTGCGGTACTCGTCCGGGTTCTTCAGGAAGTCCACGACGTCGTTGAGCTCGCCCTCGACCTCGTCGATGCCGGCCACGTCCTCGAAGGTGGTGCGCTTGGCGCCCTCCAGCTCGACGGGCTTGGGCGGCGTCTTGCGGCCGAGCCCGCCCATGCCGCCGCCCATCGCCGATCCCATCCGGCGGGCGATGACCACCCACAGGAGGACGAGCAGCAGCATCGGGGCCAGGGAGATCAGCAGATTGGCCAGGAAGCTGCGCTGTTCGACGACCGGGGAGGCCGTGACGACGACGTTCTGCTTGGTGAGGTTGGCCCACAGGTCGTCGTCGGCGAAGGCGGGCCGCTGGGAGACGAACTTCTTGTAGTCGCCCTTGTCGCCGTCCGGCTTGGGCTGTTCCGCCTTCAGCTCGCCCTGGATGGCGTCGCCCTTGGAGTAGATCTTCGAGACGTTGCCGTTCGCGACCTGCTTGCTGAACTCCGTGTACGAGATCGTCGGCTCGTCGCCCTCGTTGAAGAAGGAGAGCACCAGGTTGGTGATCAGGTAGACGATCAGGGCGGTGAGGATCAGGCCGCGCCAGCCGCCGGGCATCCGCTTCTTGGGCGGCGGGGCGGGGGGTGCGCCTTCGGAGCGCCAGGGCGTATCGGCCCGGTCGCGGGGCGGTACGGGGGTGGGGCTGGGCACGTAGGCCTCCTTCTGCCGTCCTCCCGGCCGACCATAAGCGACAAACCGGACCATCGCCCCTGGCGGCGGGCCACACGGCGAAGCCCCGGCCGGAGTGGTCCGGCCGGGGCTCGCGTGGCTCCGTACTGCTCCTTCGTGAACCGCTACTTCATGAACTTCTTGAACTCGTCCGGCAGGTCGAAGTCCCCACCGGGCTGGGCGCCCCCGGCCGGAAGGCCGAACGGGTTGCCGCCGGCGGCGGGCTCGATCGCCTCCGGACCGGCCTCGCGGCGCGCGGCTGCCGCAGCCTCTTCTTCCTTGCGCTTCATCGGGTTGCCGCTCTTGCGCTTGCCCTTGGCCTGCTTGACCTGCTTCTTCTGCCGGCCGGGGCCGCCGCCCATCCCGGGCATGCCCGGCATGCCCGGCATGCCGCCGCCCTGGGCCATGCGGGACATCATCTTGCGGGCCTCGAAGAACCGCTCGACGAGCGACTTGACGGCGCTGACCTCGGTGCCGGAACCCTTGGCGATACGGGCGCGGCGCGAGCCGTTGATGAGGTGCGGGTCCTGGCGCTCGGCCGGGGTCATCGACTTGATGATCGCGGCGGTGCGGTCCACGTCGCGCTCGTCGATGTTGTTGATCTGGTCCTTGATCTGCCCCATGCCCGGGAGCATGCCGAGCAGCTTGGAGATGGAGCCCATCTTGCGGACCTGCTCCATCTGGGACAGGAAGTCGTCGAGCGTGAACTCCTTGGGCCCCTTCTGCAGCTTGGCCGCCATCTTCTCGGCTTCGGCCTGGCTGAAGGTCTTCTCGGCCTGCTCGATCAGGGTGAGCATGTCACCCATGTCGAGGATCCGGCCCGCCATGCGGTCCGGGTGGAAGGCGTCGAACTCGTCGAGCTTCTCGCCGTTCGAGGCGAAGATGATCTGCTTGCCGGTGACGTGCGCGATGGAGAGCGCCGCACCGCCTCGGGCGTCGCCGTCGAGCTTGGAGAGCACGACGCCGTCGAAGCCGACGCCGTCGCGGAAGGCCTCGGCGGTGTTGACCGCGTCCTGGCCGATCATGGCGTCGACGACGAAGAGGATCTCGTCGGGGCTGACGGCGTCGCGGATGTCCGCGGCCTGCCGCATCAGCTCCTGGTCGATGCCGAGGCGGCCGGCGGTGTCGACGATCACGACGTCGTACTGCTTGGTCCGCGCGTACTCGATGGAGTCCTTGGCGACCTGGACCGGGTCGCCGACGCCGTTGCCGGGCGCGGGCGCGTAGACGGCCACGCCGGCCCGCTCGGCCACGACCGAGAGCTGGTTGACGGCGTTGGGGCGCTGGAGGTCACAGGCGACGAGGAGCGGGGTGTGGCCCTGCCCCTTCAGCCACAGGCCGAGCTTTCCGGCGAGGGTGGTCTTACCGGCACCCTGGAGGCCGGCGAGCATGATCACGGTGGGCGCGGTCTTGGCGAAGCGCAGCCGCCGGGTCTCGCCGCCGAGGATGGAGACCAGCTCGTCGTTGACGATCTTGAGGACCTGCTGGCCCGGGTTCAGGGCCTTGGAGACCTCTTCGCCGCGGGCGCGCTCCTTGACGTTCGCGATGAAGGAGCGGACGACCGGGAGGGCGACGTCGGCCTCGAGGAGGGCGATACGGATTTCCCGCGCCGCAGCGTCGATGTCCTGCTCGGAGAGGCGGCCTTTGCCCCGGAGGGACTTGAAGGTCGCGCTGAGGCGGTCGGAAAGCGTATCGAACACGGTGGTCGCGATTCCTCGGGTCGGGGGCGTGTGGTCGTCCCCCAGGGTATCGGGCCGCGCTACCCCTTCGGCCCTGCGGGCGGCTTTCCCCACCCCGCCCTTAGCCCGTTCCCCGGGACTCCGCCCCGGACCCCGCGCCTCAAACGCCGGCGAGGCTGGAATATCCCCGGCGGGGCTGGATGGCGCGGAGCGCCATTTCAGCCCGTCCGGCGTTTGAGGACCGGGTCCGGGCGGAGCCCGGGGAACGGGCGAAGGGCGGGTAGGGGACAGCCCCCGCAGGGCCCCTACGCCAGGGCCGCCTGCACGGCCAGTGCAAGGGCTGCCGCCGCCGGGCCCGTCAGGGGTTTGCCGTCCGCGTCGACCACGTACACCGTGTCCACGGCGTTCGCGCCGAGCGTGGAGACGTGCGCGCTGCGGACCCTGACCCCGGAGGACTCCAGCGCCCGCCCGATCCGGTGCAGCAGTCCGACCGCGTCGGGAGCGCGCACCTCCAGGACCGTGGCCAGGGAGGAGACCTCGGGCATCACCGCGACCCGGGGCGGCGGCGGGACCACCCCGCGCCGGCGCGGGTACGCCGCCTCGCGGTCCGCCAGCTTCGCCGGGACGTCCAGCGAGCCGTCCAGGGCCCGCACCAGGTCGGTGCGCAGCCGTGCGGCCTGCGGCAGGGAGCCGTACTCCGCCGCCACCCGCCAGCGCAGGACCAGTACCTCGCCCAGTTGCTCCGGGAGCTCCATCGAGCGCAGGTCGGCCGCGCGCACGGTGAGCCGGTGCAGGGCCAGTACGCCGGCCACCGCGGGCAGCACCCCCGGCTGGTCGGGGACGGCCACCACCAGTTCCACCCCGACCGCGTCCTCCTCCTGGCGGGCGTGCAGGGCCAGGACCGGCTCCCCGGTGCGCAGCGCCTCCACCGCGAGGCGCTCCTGCTCGGTCGTCGGGATCTCCAGCTCCGTCACCGCCGGGGCGGCCCCGCGCAGCACGGCGGCGACCCGGGCGACCAGGTCGGCCACGAGCGAGCCGCGCCACGCGCTCCACGCCGCGGGGCCGGTGGCCAGCGCGTCGGCCTCCGTCAGCGCGTGCAGGATCTCCAGCGTGCCGGGCGACCCGACCGCCTCCGCGACCGCCTTGACGGTCGCCGGGTCGTCCAGGTCGCGCCGCGTGGCGGTGTCGATG
Protein-coding sequences here:
- the proS gene encoding proline--tRNA ligase translates to MAKAPVLTPQAEDFPRWYQDLINKAELADNGPVRGTMVIRPYGYGLWERMQQEMDARIKDAGAQNAYFPLFIPQSYLTREAEHVEGFAPELAIVTHGGGKELDEPVVVRPTSETIINEYFSKWVQSYRDLPLLINQWANVVRWEMRPRVFLRTSEFLWQEGHTAHVTYEDARDYAARIHTDVYGDFMTNVLGIDVVLGRKTAKERFAGAINTLTLEGMMGDGKALQLGTSHELGTNFAKAFNTQYLSKEGKQELVWQTSWGVSTRMVGGLIMSHGDDNGLRVPPRLAHVQVVVMAIKGDEAVAKVRELGAQLKAAGLRVFVDDRVDTPFGRRAVDWELKGVPVRVEIGPRDLEAGTAMLARRIPGGKEAVQISDLAALLPKVLEEDQEQLLRESRERRISRTSDVSTIEEAAEAAIAGGWARIPWADLGPEGEAKLAEQAVSVRCLIAEDGSVPLADDAPGNLAIVARSY
- a CDS encoding methyltransferase type 11; this encodes MTPTPTATLVARDWAEIQERMLVPLYEAVYDRLEVGPGDRLLGLDCGAGLALLLASGRGALATGVETDPARRTLARERLLEVLAAPPAPAVPYDVLLAFSPSPGALAAALPALRRPGAAVVLADWGPAERCTVPSVLGGGPAARDLDAMAAAAGLVPDGSGRVFCPFGYADVDSAVRGLLSTGLYECSDPVQVEKELAEALHPYERGDGAVWLPNIFRYVIARTA
- the ftsH gene encoding ATP-dependent zinc metalloprotease FtsH, with protein sequence MPGGWRGLILTALIVYLITNLVLSFFNEGDEPTISYTEFSKQVANGNVSKIYSKGDAIQGELKAEQPKPDGDKGDYKKFVSQRPAFADDDLWANLTKQNVVVTASPVVEQRSFLANLLISLAPMLLLVLLWVVIARRMGSAMGGGMGGLGRKTPPKPVELEGAKRTTFEDVAGIDEVEGELNDVVDFLKNPDEYRKMGARMPGGVLLAGQPGTGKTLLARAVAGEAGVPFFSASASEFIEMIVGVGASRVRELFAEARKVAPAIIFIDEIDTIGRVRGGGAAMGGHDEREQTLNQILTEMDGFSGSEGVVVLAATNRADVLDPALTRPGRFDRTVMVSPPDKAGREAILRIHTRDIPLADGVDLAQMARTTPGMTGAELANLANEAALLAVKRQQKEVTQTDLSDALEKVQLGAERPLVMPDEERRRTAYHESGHALLGMLQPGADPVRKITIVPRGRALGVTLSTPEADRYAYTEEYLRGRIIGALGGMAAEQVVYEVITTGAENDLEQVTNIVRGMVGRWGMSERIGRLTAIPSDGQSPYGLSAAPATLDAVDHEMRRIVDECYEKACRLLRENRGKLDALAEALMANETLDEAAAYAAAGIARLHKSAPHK
- the ffh gene encoding signal recognition particle protein, which translates into the protein MFDTLSDRLSATFKSLRGKGRLSEQDIDAAAREIRIALLEADVALPVVRSFIANVKERARGEEVSKALNPGQQVLKIVNDELVSILGGETRRLRFAKTAPTVIMLAGLQGAGKTTLAGKLGLWLKGQGHTPLLVACDLQRPNAVNQLSVVAERAGVAVYAPAPGNGVGDPVQVAKDSIEYARTKQYDVVIVDTAGRLGIDQELMRQAADIRDAVSPDEILFVVDAMIGQDAVNTAEAFRDGVGFDGVVLSKLDGDARGGAALSIAHVTGKQIIFASNGEKLDEFDAFHPDRMAGRILDMGDMLTLIEQAEKTFSQAEAEKMAAKLQKGPKEFTLDDFLSQMEQVRKMGSISKLLGMLPGMGQIKDQINNIDERDVDRTAAIIKSMTPAERQDPHLINGSRRARIAKGSGTEVSAVKSLVERFFEARKMMSRMAQGGGMPGMPGMPGMGGGPGRQKKQVKQAKGKRKSGNPMKRKEEEAAAAARREAGPEAIEPAAGGNPFGLPAGGAQPGGDFDLPDEFKKFMK